Proteins from a genomic interval of Colletes latitarsis isolate SP2378_abdomen chromosome 12, iyColLati1, whole genome shotgun sequence:
- the LOC143348750 gene encoding uncharacterized protein LOC143348750, whose amino-acid sequence MNRVDESQTSTAAASAEVARVAIRIPPFWEKNPATWFRQLESQFVIGGITQDSTRYHYVAANLESRYADVVVDIIDNPPTTEMYNTLKTELIRRLSDSKEQKIRHLLEHEEIGDRKPSIFLRQLQNLAGDTVTDDFLKTLWLGRLPASIQTVLLTRQKDSLAELATLADAVSEVKQRPQIAASTGPDAIHEELAELRREIAALRVGRDRYRRPRSPSRRRQRSPTDSPSRSRDRSNSPPPDDGRCWYHWKFGAAARKCREPCISRPENRRADR is encoded by the coding sequence ATGAACCGCGTCGACGAATCGCAGACGAgtactgccgccgcgagtgcggaGGTGGCGCGCGTGGCTATCCGCATTCCGCCGTTTTGGGAGAAGAATCCAGCGACGTGGTTTCGGCAGCTGGAATCGCAATTCGTGATAGGGGGCATCACCCAGGATTCGACTCGCTATCACTACGTAGCAGCAAACCTGGAGAGCCGGTATGCCGACGTAGTGGTCGACATCATCGATAACCCGCCGACGACCGAAATGTATAACACATTGAAGACGGAGCTGATTCGACGCCTCTCGGACTCCAAGGAACAAAAAATCCGTCACCTCCTGGAGCACGAGGAAATCGGAGACCGGAAACCGTCGATTTTCCTGCGGCAACTGCAGAACCTCGCCGGTGATACGGTGACGGACGATTTTCTGAAAACCCTGTGGTTAGGACGACTCCCAGCGAGCATACAGACGGTGTTGCTCACACGGCAGAAAGACAGCTTGGCCGAACTTGCCACCCTCGCCGATGCAGTCAGCGAGGTGAAACAACGCCCGCAAATCGCCGCGTCGACCGGGCCAGACGCGATACATGAAGAATTGGCCGAGCTACGCCGCGAGATCGCTGCCCTTCGCGTCGGAAGGGACAGATACCGTCGTCCGCGTTCGCCATCAAGACGAAGACAGCGCAGTCCAACGGATTCACCGTCGCGGTCGCGGGACCGCAGCAATTCGCCTCCTCCGGACGATGGCCGTTGCTGGTACCATTGGAAGTTCGGTGCCGCAGCGAGAAAGTGCCGCGAGCCGTGCATCTCTAGGCCGGAAAACAGACGGGCCGATCGCTAG